The genome window TTTTAGGGCTGTGCCATCTGGAGGAGCAATGAGGGACCATCGGCTCAGCGAGTTCGATCTGCGGATACATTTATGCGCCACTGTTTGTGAGCTGAACCTCAATACGGAACTGACCTTCGGCGTGGGCTCTAAATCTGCTGGAGGGACTGTTGATGGGGACGGGCAGCGGCAGCCGGAAGTTGCTGGAGGGACGGTTGATGGGGATGGACGGCCACGGCCGGAAGTTGGGTGGGACCGTGGAGCGGTTTCTGATGGAGCTCAGTGATGCGGAGCTGCTCGCACTGGACCTGGATCAGTTTTGCACCAATCGTGGTAGATATTCAGTGatactttcggatgagacattgcaCTGAGACCTTGTCTGTCTGTCCagctggatgttaaagatcccatggcacattgTGGCTCAGTTACTggaactctcacctctgagtcagagtttGTGGATTCAAGTCGCATTCCCAGACTCGAGcaccaaaatccaggctgacactccactgcaatattgagggagtgccacagtgtcagagatgctgtcttttgggtgagatgattaaaccaaggtcctgtctggtttttaaggtggatgtaaaagatcccaaggcactatttctaagaagagttctctccggtgtcctggccgatatttaaccctcaatcagcatcacacaaatgttatcacattgctgcttctgggaccttgtgcgcaaattggctgctgctgtttttactttacaacagtgactacacttcaaaaatacctaattagctgtaaagtgctttggattgtcctgagattgtgaaaggtactGTATAAAATTCAAGCCTTTCTTTTCAGAGCAGATGAGTtctgtgtcctgaccaacattttttCCAAAACTTCTTATCAAAAGCAGACTAACTTtccagtttttccagcattttctaatttTTATTTTAACTTGTTTATCTGATATACTGTTTGTGGGATTTTATTTtgtccaaattggctgccatatttaccttcttttcttttgggcctccttatctcgagagacaatggatacgcgcctggaggtggtcagtggtttgtgaagcagcgcctggagtggctataaaggccaattctggagtaacaggctcttccacaggtgctgcacagtAACtacagcagcagccaatttgcgcacagcaaggtcccagaaacagcagtgtctcaatacattccatcttcgctgcctccagagaatgcttggcatcaggtggcaggaccatatctccaacacacaagtcctcgaggcggccaacatccccagcatatacaccctactgagccagcggtgcttgagatggcttggccatgcgagccacatggaagatggcaggatccccaaggacacattgtacagctggtatcagacccactggccgtccatgtctccactttaaagacgtctgcaaacgtgacatgaagtcctgtgacattgatcacaagtcgtgggagtcagttgccagtgatctccagagctggcggacagccataagggcggggctaaagtgtggcgagtcgaagagacttagcggttggcaggaaaaaagacagaagcgtaaggggagagccaactgtgtaacagccccaaaaaacaattttatctgcagcacctgtggaagagtctgtcactctagaattggcctttatagccactccaggcgctgcttcacaaaccactgactgaccacctccaggcacttacccattgtttctcgagacaaggaggccaaagaagaagagtaacTACAATTCCATAAGTAATTCAAAGTCTGATTCAAGTGATCACAAAGATATGGTAATCTGCTGCATAAATACAATTTCTTTAACAAAAACATCTTTATGACTACATTTTTGTCACTCCTCATAAGCTGTCTTCATAGTTCACCATCTGTTTCCCTCATCTATTATCAGGTTGGGAAATGGCTTGAGATTTCTTCTTTAAGcaagaaagatgctatataaatgatgTAATCAAAAATATATAATCATTTGTAAACAACAAGCCATATTTTTCCCTGAATGTATTGCCATCTTCCCTGAGTACTGGTTGCATTCCAGTATGTTGGCAAAGTAGCCTTTCTTCATGATTCAATGTAGACAGCGTGTCAACAGCAGTTGGGTGCTGCTGTTTACCTTAATCCATGGCCTAGAGAGAAGGAAAAAGTAATTAGTACAGAGTGTTCAGCCACAGAGGTCACCACTGTCAATCCCGATTCTGTTCTCACCTAATGTCCACTTATAGACTTCCAGCACAGATCATTGGACTATGATTAGGAGTGGTAACACTAACTTCTTTTCGAGCAGGGATCCAGTTTGGATTTTCTGGTGTGTATGACTCTATTTTTGTTTATTTTAAAGTATTTGGCGTAATTGAATGATTTGTGTTTCAACCAAAATAGTGAATTTTGGGAATGTAGAAGGTTCATTTGAAGGTGCTGACTTCAGGAGTATCATTGTGGGAAGAATATTAAACATAATTCATCTGAAGATACTTTCCTTCTACTCCCCCACCTCTCAAAACTATCCTGTAAGCCATTCGATGTGTTTAAACTTATATTGGTTAAATAGTATAAAAGATCTTATTTTGATTCacgtgtgaacaaagaacagtacagcacaggaacaggccattcagccctccaagcctgtgccgatcttgatgcctgcctaaactaacacctcctccacttccggggcccatatccctttattcccttcctattcatatatttgtcaagatgtctcttaaacgtcgctatcatatctgcttccaccacctcccctggcagcaagttccaggcactcaccaccctctgtgtaaaaaacttgcctcgcacatcccctctaaactttgcccctcgcaccttaaaccgatgtcccctagtaactgactcttccaccctgggaaaaagcttctgactatccactctgtccatgccgctcataactttgtaaacctctatcatgtcgcccctccacctccgttgttccagtgaaaacaatccgagtttttccgacctctcctcatagctaatgccctccagaccaggcaacatcctggtaaacctcctctgtaccctctccaaagcctccacctctttctggtagtgtggcgaccagaattgcacgcaatattctaagtgtggcctaactaaggttctgtacagctgcaacatgacttgcccatttttatactctatgccccgaccgataaagtccatgtagatataACTTATTTCTGCTGGATGATAGCATTGCCATGTTGAACTTTATGTTGTCCTAAATTTTCTTATTTGAAATCAGGACTCTGTCACTTTTTCCATAATGTCTGAATAGTCTTAATTGAATATTGATGGTTTATCATTTGGCAAAATGTTTGGATTTTATATACACAACTCCGATCTTGATCAGCTTTTTTTCTCTCATTCATTAAACCCACAGTATATCCTAATTATTCAATCTATTGACTTTTGTTTTCTTCTCCAGTTTTCTCCTCGCCACTCCTCTTATGAAGGTATTCGCTGTCTTAATGGGTATACCAGGCAACTATTGCCCTCCAGTACCTTGCCCATATTAGGGCCTTGGTGATGAGTGTGTATAGACAGGTCTCACTGTGTAGGGGACATCACAGCTAAGTATAATCTTACCCTCATCTGACATCCACCTGCCTACATTTTTACCCTCACCCGCGTCCTAACATATGATGCTTAACACTGCCTCAGATGAAATCAGCTAATGAAGATGCAGGCATTCAGGATGGAAGAATACTCGTGTGATAGCTGCTGTACCTTGATGCAGTCAGAGATACTTAGAATTAGAAATAGCCATACCTTGCAAGGAAAgcataagaaagacttgcatttatatagtgcctcaggAGGTCTCAGCACCTCAcaaccaaggaagtacttttgaaatgtcattgttgtaatgtagggaagtgtggtaGCCAGCTTGCACACGGCAAATCCTACAAATAGAAATGAGATAAAGGACTcgaaaatctgttttagtggtgctggttgaggataaatgttggccaagtggGAAGATATCTATACTGGAATAATTTTTGCCGAAAAAATTGGCAACACAGGAATGTATTTAAAGTTGTTAGATTATTGATAAACATCACGCTGCCTCTAACAGGCAGTTGTATTCTTTTGAATGAGAGAATGTTGCCATTGAAGTGTAACAAGCCAAATGTCCTTAtgagaggtcactgacctgaaaggttaactcttcttttttctccacagatgctgccagacctgatgagtatttccagcattttttgtttttatttcagatttccagcatcagcagtattttgcttttactttgtcCTTATTCAGTTGTCTGTATAAGGTCAGAAATTTCCGATATGCACTTTCTGAAATGAGAGGCAGTTTTATAGTTTGTTTTGTAGACAGCCAGGTGGTGGGAATTGCAGATTTTCAATTTTAGAACAACTGCAATTTTAAATTAATTTGAaaaaagaatgtggagagaggtTTATCGAAATATATCTAATGCCTTGTTGCCTAATTGACAAATTCATAGAAGGGCCTGAACCATGTGAAGGAAACGATGATCACACCTCAAGCAGATCCACTGAGGCTTGCTGTACAAGCCAAGGAACAGCAGATGCTACTTGTAGGTAATTTTAAGTATTAATACTATTTGATATATTGTGGCTAATCCTTGCAGTACATTGTAACAACAAAGTCTTGACTTGGAGCTATGGGTTAGATTGCACCTCTGTGGTTTATATGGCTGAATGCATCATGCATTTACCAGTAGAGCTGTTCCAGCATTTTTTAAAGCATTCTTGATGATGGTGTCTCCACCCAAGCACTAACCCTGACAATTACGGCACTTGTGAAATCCTCTAATACTTTGGGGTGAAATGACTATTTTGGAGAAAAACAGAAGGAAACCTATTTTTCTTCAGGTATAACAATCCACTAATTAAAATCCATTTCCAGTAATTGCATGCTTCAAAACCGTCTACCCTGGTTTTGATAGAGGGTGGGTAATTACAGATATTTCCTGTTTTGCCATTAAAAGGAGGAATTGATACTGAGGTGTTCTTTTCGATTACAGATGCAGAACAAAGTTAAGCAAAGTAGATTTggcaaaaaatctttttttttcccCAGTGGAAACGAGCAATCCTCCAATCAGCCATCCGGGTCGGAGCATGAAAGTGACCCGCTGTCTGAGGGCAGCAGCACCAAAAGGAGAAAGCGGGATGGAAGGATCCCACTGGAGCGGTTTGGTAGAAAGCACCTGAGCGTCACTGACCTGAGTCGACAGGCTTGGTGTGAGCAGCAGGTGGTTTATGGGATGGAACTGCCACACATTCAACAACTCCGAGAAGAAGTTCCAGTTGTGAAAGCTGGTAGCTCTATACACCTGGCAAGAGGTAACTTATTAGACTTGAATGAAATGTTGCTTGTGGCCCAGCATCACGTGAAATAGCCACATACCACATGGAGCTAAGATGCAGATCAGTGCCATCGATTCCacactcttgaaaaaagaaggctgagaggtgacccaaaattatgaaaggttctgATCGAGTGGAAACAAagagaatatttccacttgtggggaagagcataactaaggCTATCAAtattaagatagtcaccaagaaatccagtagggaatttagaagaaacttctttaccaaaagagtggtgagaatgtggaactcactaccacagggtggGTAATTAGTATAGCAATTAGTATAGATGCAGTAAGGGGAGGCTACACTAACATATGAGGGAgaggggaatagagggttacactgatagatttagatgaggaaagatgggaggaggttcaattggagcataaatgccagcatggactagttgtgctgaatggcctgtttctgtgtagcATATCCTATGCAGTGCTTTTTGGATCTTAGTCCCTTTGGGAAACCAGTAAGCAGGAATAAAAGTGCTTCTCActgagaggaaaaaaaaactaAGGGCAAGTATGATTGATGCACACCTCCTAAAAACCAGCTTGAGCACCCCATGGTCACGTTGTCTGTAATTTTCCTTCTCTGCCCCGCCAGACAAGGGTTGGCTGGTGTCACTGGGATAATCAATAGGGGTGTAAAATAGCTTTAAAAATTGAGATGGGGAAGCAAAATAAAATGTTCCTTTATTTCCTAGTAATTAAAATGTTGGCTGTCACTAGCATGATTACTTATTTTTAAAATCTAGCTCCACAAATATGCTCTCCACGTTTGCAAGTGTCACTTTTAATTTCCATTTCTACATTTAAAAGATTTGCTGCTTTGTGATCAACAAAGATTTGTTAATCTTCTAAGCTTGTATCAATCAATGTTACCAAGTACAAAGGGTCTTGAATCGTTGACCAAATCGCCTCACTGAACCCACAGTAAAGACAAGAATATTGTGACCAGACTCCCAAATGATAGTTGGAGTGATCTGCTTTCTTGCTCTCCCAGTGATTTCCATAGGTACACAGCTCATACCTGTACGCTATCATTTTCAGTGGTTTTGTTTTTCTCTCCTCTCTGCTTTTCTTCTGAAGGCACTAACATGCTAAAGGTACAGTACCTCAACCATGACCATGGATTGTTTCCAAGCCTGGATAGATAGTATTGGCTTGTTACTTGGTTGTGAGATGCATCACAGCCAAGTTCAATCCTGTCCACATGTGCGCATTTTCCAATAGGGACACCAAATAGCAATTAGGTGTGGGAACACTGGCTCATGTTCCTTTCTTGCTCTGCCTGTTTTACCTATGATAATGTAGCTCTGAATAGTAGAGGAATCAAAAGCTGGATCTTCCGCATCTGAATGAGTCACTACTTACTCACTTACTTTATTGTATTTTAATTGATGCCTTGGAAGACACAAAGCTGCTGTTAAGGGAACAACTGTTTTATTGAAACCGTACTCCCGACAATAGCTTTAAGATTTAATGCTACTTCATTGCTGAATGAAATGGGCTAGAATTGAAATCCTGCATTTAAACTAGAACCTTTTCAAACTCCTAGTGACAGGCTTAAAGTCTCCcttggttttatttatttatttagagatacagcactgaaacaggccctttggcccaccgagtctgtgccgaccaacaaccacccatttatactcatcctacattaatcccatattccctaccacctcctcaccattctcctaccacctacctacactaggggaaatttacaatggccaatttacctatcaacctgcaagtctttggctgtgggaggaaaccggagaacccggcggaaacccatgcggtcacggggagaacttgcaaactccgcacaggcagtgcccagaactgaacccgggtcgctggagctgtgaggctgtggtgctaaccactgtgccgcccatgtctaTCCATTTTAATTCACATGGGAACTGCAATTCTGCTGTGTAGAGTATATCACAATGTTGAGAGCTGTTTGTTGATCACGTGTATTTCTGCCTCTTTTATTTTAGAGTTGGAGGTTCATGGCATTGTCCCAATAAATGTAGAGAGCCGGGAAGATAGCTGGGCTGTGAAGATACTTAATCTTCTCTCAATGATCCAGTTCTTGCAAGCAGGTATGTAAAAGGCATGGTAGGTAGTTCATTAAAGGCAGAGAATTTGTGTTTTCATCATAAAATATTTTAGCATGTTCAACATTTTTCTTCTTTTCTCCACAAAGCATCTCGGACTCCTTCAACTGAAAAGTTTGCTTTGTAACCTTTTCCACAGCACCACCCAGTTTGCTTGTCTTGCTAGATGGAGTCTTTTTTAAAAAACTTGCTGTGTTGGCCTCTTCCGAATGTGGAAGGCCTTGTTGTGGTGAGATGCACCACTAGTACATTCAGCTGAGAACTGTCAAAATCTAGCTGAAAGGTAGTCGGATTTGAGTGATGGGTCACGTAGGACTCAAAATCTCTAACCGTCTCCTTTAGTCGTGAATGTCATTGTGGCTGACCAGTCTACTATACATCATATCTAACGAAGTGTGTTGTATAGGAGAGCGTGTACGAGAGCTGCCTGTGTTTGGAGAGATGGAGGGGATTTTCCTGGTTGGTGTTATTGATGAGCTGCGCTATAATTCCAATGGTGAACTGGAATTGTGTGAATTGAAAACTCGTGGCCAGCGAACATATCCCAGTGCAGCCCAAAGAAAAAGTCATCACTTACAAGTAAGTGGGTGGGACAAGAATCATTtggaatgaatcagttttcactgactCACTTAATGCTGGTTATTAAAATGTTGTCATCAAGCTTTTGCATAATATTTCATAATATTTGGAACAAAAATGACTGGTCATTCCCAGACCTCATTGGACAAACATACCCCGTTGCATTGATAAAGGTGAATCACCGGTTACGTTTTGTATAGTTAACTTGTATCTATGCAAAGCTTACTCTATAGTCCAACAATGACCATGGAGCCTTTGTACTTCAGAGCGAATTCAAAGTTCCTATGGTGGGAGTATTTTCATGGACTTTTCTGTCTGGCTTATTTAGCAGCTCTCTTACCTCTGGGTCAGAAAGTTTTAGGTTCAAGCCTTCCATCAGGACTTGAATGCACAAACTAGTCCAGTGCACAGTGTACTGCGTTAttggaggtaaaggcctgctacctgatccAAATccaacgggacccaacgacatgtgttgggatcaggttgggtctctcttccgggtctggctttcgggctcgggtcgggtccgggtcgggccgggccgggccgggtccaggtcggggacacaaagtaagtattgcattttgctctgctggtaagtgttaaaagttgaaaagcctaccttagCTGGAGTTCCAAACGtcgaggagggaaactctgagtctgcgcagtgagcgagtgagcatctctatgacatcatcaggcTCATGCTGCAGATTCGGAGTCgcgaggtaggtaaagggaacattccggtggttgggtggGGGAGAAAATGGAGGGACACTGGCTGGGTCGGGCTTGGCTCCAATGTGGTTCTTTCGGGTGCGGGTCGGATTTTTTTTCcctacctgagcaggcctttaattggaaGTACCATCAGATGAGATGTCAAATTGAGGCGCCATCTGTGGACCAGTAGTTCAGTTGGACATTAAAAATTTTAGGGCtagtttaaaaaaaagtctttTTATTATTTTAGGTTCCATTCTGCCCTTCTTGCTGTGGATCTTTTGGAGTCTGTGGTGTTCGGCTAGTGGTTCTGAaactccagcatccgcagtattttgcttttattttagtgtttaattcactgccacttctcttccaggaatgcctaccttgaagaagttctgctcttctctccgacgggattttcgtttgtctcttttaccttgttcaccttcattgctttctatttccctcctggtgtttgataaggtatctaccaaaactcgttttcacagccacatctccttcctcagtgactgtctccggctccaactgattccacgtggattccaactgcagtttcacccatcatgctttgaaaccacccaggatcacaggtatctccgagaaatacaacgttcctcggactgctactctcgccgcatcctgagatccacactcagtgctatgcgccgccatatgcacacactggacctctctctccagcagcaccgtctcaccttatctcaaatctgttctactccgcaatgctgccagacctgctgagtgaatccagcatttcttgtttttggttctgaaacttttttggttgaaggaccactTTTCAAATGCATTAATAATCTAAATTATAACACTATATAATACTCGTTATACAAGCTGTGCTTGCACAGTGTTTTAATTATGCTTTTAAGAAAATAGAtatttacttacagatatcagCGAGTTTGGTGTGGctacttaaatatttaaaaaacTCCGCTCTCATGAACAAGGATTAATTCATCCGATGTCCACCACCAGCTTTAGTATCTCTTGGTTTACCTGGCAAACTTCATGCTGCTCTTAGCGCTCCTCCATGTGTGCTCGCTAGCTTGTAGGCGAGACAACCGACCCACTCTGCACAGCACGTGGCCTCCATACACTGATCCTCTTACCTGCCTCGCACTAAGCCCACCTCCAGCAGCCACTCATTTGCTTACTTCCAGATTACTTTGGAAGTTTCTTTGGACCCCCGGGGGATCCGTGGACCTCAGTATGAGAGCCACTTTGTTGGCTCAATCTTGGGTGACTCCCAACTCCCTCACTTTGAAAGTGTCTTCACTTATCTAAATAAATGTTCAGTAATATTTTCAAGCTAACAAACAGAACAAACTCTGTTAATTGTTTAAACATTAGAAAATATCTTATTGCCTCCGCAAGATGATTTTTGAAAAGCAACAGACCCTCACCTCAGACCTCATTTTAGGTTTCTTAATAGTTTAATTAATAAATTCTCTTAACAGGCCATTGTCTAATAATATTTATACAGTAGAAATTTTATTATTTAAATCCTTGCAAGGAAAACAGCAAAAAGAAACACTCTATACCTTATGGTATTCTTCTGTAGATAACTTTTATGTACATGGTTCTTTTCTTTCTTGTAATCTCTACCTGCAAGAGCTTATTAGTCTATTGGTTGTAGATTCCATTCAGTTTAATAAAACAGTACTCAGGATTTACAGGGTTTGATATCCATCGATTGGTTGCTAGAACTTGTTTGGATTTAAATGACGTGACATTTGGATTCAAAAATAATTGGCTATTACACACATAACTGAACCATTTACACTCTGCAATTATTTGAAATATGTAGCTTGGTTTTTCTCTAAGCCTATAACCATGGAAATTAATTGTAAAAGCTCATAATATTTCTGTCATTTGCTGGCTTTCAAACATTTAAGTATTGTTACTGAATTCGACAGCTACCTGATTCAAGTATATACTGCTTCATTTTTTTCGTCacactgatcaatattcctctctcaacCAATTTCTCAATGTTTGTGGAGCACTATTGCTGCAGAAGGGCTGCAGCATTTCCCTGCCTAACAGTTCCTGTACTCTTTAAAAAAATAATGTCCTTTGAGATGTTACAATGACATAACCCAGTATTTAAATGGAAGTATTTATTTTTTGATGCTGTTGTGTTCTGTCTAAATCACATTTCCAGCGAAATGACAAAACATCTTGGGACATGATCTTGCTACAGTCCAGTTGGGAAGAAGTAATGGGTTGCTGTTATGTCACTTTGCTTCTCATGCTCTATAGTCCTTGCACAATCTATTCCGCAAAACCAGGGAACCAATGATGAGCTCTAGTGTGTGAAATGAATAGCAAACAGATGTTGGAGTGATGATATTATTTGTTACACAGATTGGATCATTATCATCTAGTAAAATGCAGTCTCTTTTATTACCAGGTTAGTGTATACAAACTTCTCTTTGAGGCCATGATGAAAGGCCAACTGAACAAGGACACCATCACTCACCATCTTCACTTACGGACAGAGCATCCCTTTGGGTCAGAGGTTATGGTATATGCTCAGAACATGGGATTTACCATAAACACATTTGGCGACTTACTGGATTTAATGTTGTTAAACCTGACGTATTCAGAGATCCCCAATGTCGACACCATGAAGATAGAATACTGTTACCAAGCAGATGCCTCTGTAATTGGAACAGAAGTGGTGTGCTTTGAGGAGGAGTGGATTAAAAGTGAGCTGAAGCATTATTGCTCCTTCTGGAAGGGCCAGAGGGAGGCCAAGGGTGTGGATATTGAAGAGGCGTGGAAATGTCGGTCTTGTGACTTTGGAGACATTTGTGAGTGGAGAAAGAGTAAAGCTGAAGAAGCAGCACAAAATAACCGAGCAAATCAAAGCAAATGAGGATTGTAATCAGCTTGTAGTTTTAAACAGGAACCATCAAATTCTCCTCGTGCCACATCCAGGGTACCACACTATAAGCATTATAGCGCCAGCACACCAATGCCAGTTAATCGCTCAACTGCCCAGGCCACAAAACTTGACAAATATGGTACGAGAAATCTTTCTTGCTACAGAGAGGATTTCCATTAGTGCTTTTCTACTGCCTCATGCATCTCTGCTGTCATGTAAAGGAGTTTCCAGCTGTACTGAATTGAATGTATTTTTGGATGTGAAATGTCTCATGGTACTGTTATTAACTTTATAGCATTTTGGACAGATGTAGCTGCCAGCAGACAAGGTTTGCCAAGAGCCAGTCCTTCTTGCAGCATCTGTTGAAATTTAGCCAAATGCCCTTTTTTTCCTTTTAAAATGAAACCTTTCCCTTTTTGTATTTTTGTATATGTGTCTTCTGACAGTAATAAGTTGATGTAAAAGGAAAAAAAAGCTTACAttactatagcgcctttcataaccataAGGACacccccaatgtgctttacagccaatgaagtacttttgaagggcagTCTCCGTTGTAAAGTGGGAGTATAATTATGTTGTAATGTAAGTAGTGATCCACCATGCATATTTAGACAAAGTTTACCAAATTGCTCTCTTCAGAGCTCTTTTTAACAGAACTAGAGTTTTAGGCACTACAGCCCAAGTGTTCTTGATAGTGTCAGGATATCCCTCGATAATCAAGAAACCATAATTATAAGCTACAAGGAGGGAGTTTGGAGAAAATAATTTTGTAACCTTCCATTCCACCTTTCAGTCCTTAATCGTCCTCACCTTCCTTCCCTTCCTTTTGAAAGAACTGACTCCTTGGTAAGGCCTGGTCTAGGCACTTCGTCCAAGTAGTTATTATTCATATGTGAATTGTGACACTGGATAGCAACAGTTGGAGCAGGAGCATCGCACATACACTATTCTTGTTGTCACCGAACATCCACATACACCCAGCTGGGGTCAGTGGTTAGCAGAAACCCCGGAAAAGTCCGTCCTTTCAGCTCATCTGCATTCAGTTGTGGCTTCTCTCCTGCTGCTCTGGCTGAAGTCAATTAGTTAACTGAGCAGACACTGGGAATTGAATTTGGAATTTTCCTGGTGTGGTTGTATAAATTCATTGAGCATCCTGGAAAATGATCTTGAAGGCAAATGGTTCAGGACTTTCTATTGGTCtcatttaatttctcaatcaatgcAAGATAATTATGGAGTTCAATTTCAAAAGGTTTGTATTGTAAATTATAAGACAATCCTTTTCAAGCAGTGCTCTGCCACCGTGTGTTGGGGCATCAGCATGTGGTGTCATACAGAGGGGATGCCATTTCAATTTCCACAATGTTGTTGAGTTTCCACTACTGGCCATCCCATTTCGGGCAGGAAGTTTGAAAGAGTTGTCC of Heterodontus francisci isolate sHetFra1 chromosome 30, sHetFra1.hap1, whole genome shotgun sequence contains these proteins:
- the exo5 gene encoding exonuclease V, with the protein product MGTGSGSRKLLEGRLMGMDGHGRKLGGTVERFLMELSDAELLALDLDQFCTNREGPEPCEGNDDHTSSRSTEACCTSQGTADATCSGNEQSSNQPSGSEHESDPLSEGSSTKRRKRDGRIPLERFGRKHLSVTDLSRQAWCEQQVVYGMELPHIQQLREEVPVVKAGSSIHLARELEVHGIVPINVESREDSWAVKILNLLSMIQFLQAGERVRELPVFGEMEGIFLVGVIDELRYNSNGELELCELKTRGQRTYPSAAQRKSHHLQVSVYKLLFEAMMKGQLNKDTITHHLHLRTEHPFGSEVMVYAQNMGFTINTFGDLLDLMLLNLTYSEIPNVDTMKIEYCYQADASVIGTEVVCFEEEWIKSELKHYCSFWKGQREAKGVDIEEAWKCRSCDFGDICEWRKSKAEEAAQNNRANQSK